TGGCGAAACCGGTTAAAGGCAAAGCGTTAAATATCCGGCATAAGCTGGATAAACCTGCTTACCTGAAAAAGATAGCGGAACTCCAGCAGCACATCAGCAGAGGTGACATCTATGAAATCACCTATTGCCAGGAGTTTTTCGCGGAACATGCAGAAATAGACCCTTTGCAGGTGTTTAATAAATTAAATGCGGTATCTCCTACCCCATTTGCCGGCTATTTTAAGATTTACGACCAATATATTCTCTCTGCCAGCCCTGAACGTTTTCTATGTAAACGCGGGAATAAAATGATCTCTCAGCCCATAAAAGGTACGGCCAAGAGAAATGCAGATCCCTTAGTGGATGAGCAGCTGAAACTCAATTTGAGTAACAACAGCAAGGAACAGGCAGAGAATGTGATGATCGTTGACCTGGTTAGAAACGACCTTACGAAAAGTGCGGTAAAAGGCAGTGTGAAGGTCGAGGAACTGTTTGGCATTTATAGTTTCCCTCAGGTACATCAGATGATCTCCACCATCAGTTGTGAGTTAAATCCCGAACTACATTTTATAAAGGCAATCAAAAATACCTTTCCTATGGGCTCGATGACCGGCGCACCAAAAGTCAGGGCCATGGAACTGATTGAATCATCAGAATTGAGTAAACGGGGAGCCTATTCGGGCTCTATAGGATATATTAATCCGGATGCAGAATTCGATTTCAATGTGATCATCCGTACTATCCTTTATCAGCAAACAGCTCAATACCTCTCCTTTCAGGTAGGTGGCGCCATCACCTTTGCTGCAAATGCAAATGATGAGTATGAGGAATGTATGGTCAAAGCCTCTGCCATTATCCAGACCCTTGCACATTAAAAAAGGC
This region of Pedobacter steynii genomic DNA includes:
- a CDS encoding anthranilate synthase component I family protein; translated protein: MSNPDISLFKSKAVQWANSFDVCCCLDSNSYLDPFGKFDFILAAGATQVLSKPSGQAFEALQSFYEIHKTWMFGLFSYDLKNEQEVLYSKNPDALHFPDLFFFIPEYLVVIKNGHIEVLLGPPGVLELINRTELAKPVKGKALNIRHKLDKPAYLKKIAELQQHISRGDIYEITYCQEFFAEHAEIDPLQVFNKLNAVSPTPFAGYFKIYDQYILSASPERFLCKRGNKMISQPIKGTAKRNADPLVDEQLKLNLSNNSKEQAENVMIVDLVRNDLTKSAVKGSVKVEELFGIYSFPQVHQMISTISCELNPELHFIKAIKNTFPMGSMTGAPKVRAMELIESSELSKRGAYSGSIGYINPDAEFDFNVIIRTILYQQTAQYLSFQVGGAITFAANANDEYEECMVKASAIIQTLAH